From the genome of Thermogutta terrifontis, one region includes:
- a CDS encoding glutamine amidotransferase — protein sequence MLSRVCYFGDDELTGPAAYLAGVMEYCGFEYEHVPSRRRVADELLKEPFALYVISDYPSVGFTLPQLQRIKEHVEQGSGLLMIGGWESYFGRVGEYVNRPIAEVLPVYLSMSDDRVNCAQGCVVRMVKRHPITDGLPWDKPPLVAGFNRIFPKPQGTTLLAGDRLTITDDANGLDVSVADTVPLLVVGRFVAGRTAALAFDVAPHWIGGMVDWGEHRIVVQIPAGGYIEVGDAYVRLLGNIIAWTGKLRELPDAYPEEDLSASASVTVVATDSENGLPSANG from the coding sequence ATGCTTTCGCGCGTTTGCTACTTCGGCGACGATGAACTGACGGGACCAGCCGCTTATTTGGCCGGGGTCATGGAGTACTGCGGCTTTGAGTACGAGCATGTTCCAAGTCGGCGACGGGTTGCGGATGAGTTGCTTAAGGAACCGTTTGCCCTCTACGTCATCAGCGATTATCCATCGGTCGGGTTTACCCTGCCGCAGCTTCAACGGATCAAGGAACATGTCGAGCAGGGCTCGGGCCTCCTCATGATTGGCGGCTGGGAAAGCTACTTCGGACGCGTGGGAGAATACGTGAATCGCCCGATCGCCGAGGTATTGCCCGTCTATCTCAGTATGTCTGACGACCGCGTCAATTGTGCGCAGGGGTGCGTTGTTCGAATGGTAAAACGGCATCCCATCACGGACGGCCTTCCCTGGGATAAACCGCCGCTGGTCGCCGGGTTCAACCGTATCTTTCCCAAGCCGCAGGGCACCACGCTGCTCGCTGGCGACCGTCTTACAATTACCGACGATGCGAACGGGTTAGATGTGTCCGTGGCGGACACGGTGCCCTTGCTCGTTGTGGGGCGATTTGTGGCCGGCCGGACGGCCGCTCTTGCGTTTGACGTGGCCCCTCATTGGATCGGCGGAATGGTCGATTGGGGCGAGCACCGGATCGTAGTGCAGATTCCGGCAGGCGGCTACATCGAGGTGGGGGACGCCTACGTCCGCTTGTTGGGCAATATCATTGCCTGGACGGGCAAACTGCGGGAACTGCCCGACGCGTATCCAGAAGAAGACCTTTCCGCTTCGGCGTCTGTAACGGTCGTGGCAACCGATAGCGAAAACGGGCTTCCTTCAGCGAATGGCTGA